The Verrucomicrobium spinosum DSM 4136 = JCM 18804 genome includes a region encoding these proteins:
- a CDS encoding META domain-containing protein has product MKIILLALAALGTLSPLTALAQGADAATLAGTSWKLHKISYSNDETHAPPDPTRYTLEFKDEGKLTAQIDCNRGTGTWNSDAPGKIVFGPMATTRMMCPPGSLSNLVTRDLPAVTSYVLKEGKLFLSLKADGGIYEYASLGNSRAAGAPLPSWKDSSPKRAIIAFVEKVTTDGSPDFVPPSERIATFDNDGTLWAEQPMYTQLAFVIDQVKARAQQHPEWEDKEPFASVLKGDLKGVAAGGEKGALAMLAATHTGMTTDEFNKSVSGWIATARHPKTGRPYTEMVYQPMLELLTYLRTNGFKTFIVSGGGIEFMRPWTEKAYGIPPEQVVGSSGKLKYEVRDGTPVLVKLPEIELIDDHAGKPVGIQRHIGRRPLMAFGNSDGDQEMLRWTAAGSGARFALLLHHTDAEREWAYDRNTHIGKLDKALDEAVAKGWTIVSMKDDWEVIYPPESK; this is encoded by the coding sequence ATGAAAATCATCCTCCTCGCTCTGGCTGCCCTTGGCACGCTTTCGCCTCTCACCGCCCTTGCGCAGGGGGCAGATGCCGCCACCCTTGCAGGCACCTCATGGAAACTGCACAAGATCTCCTATAGCAATGATGAAACGCACGCCCCGCCGGATCCCACCCGGTACACATTGGAGTTCAAGGACGAGGGAAAGCTAACCGCCCAGATCGACTGCAATCGCGGGACAGGCACATGGAACTCTGACGCACCGGGCAAGATCGTGTTTGGTCCCATGGCCACCACCAGGATGATGTGCCCACCGGGGTCCCTCTCCAATCTGGTCACACGCGACCTGCCAGCCGTCACCTCCTATGTGCTGAAGGAGGGCAAACTATTCCTCTCCCTCAAAGCTGATGGTGGCATCTATGAATATGCGAGTCTGGGCAACAGCCGAGCGGCCGGAGCTCCCCTTCCCTCCTGGAAAGACAGCAGTCCGAAAAGAGCGATCATCGCATTCGTGGAGAAGGTCACCACGGATGGCTCACCCGATTTTGTCCCCCCTTCCGAACGCATCGCCACCTTTGACAATGACGGCACTCTCTGGGCGGAGCAACCAATGTACACGCAGCTCGCGTTTGTCATCGACCAGGTGAAGGCCAGAGCCCAACAACACCCCGAGTGGGAGGACAAAGAGCCCTTTGCCTCAGTGCTCAAAGGTGATCTAAAAGGGGTTGCCGCTGGTGGGGAAAAAGGTGCGCTTGCCATGCTCGCCGCCACCCACACGGGCATGACGACTGACGAGTTCAACAAGAGCGTCTCGGGCTGGATAGCGACCGCCAGGCACCCCAAGACGGGCCGTCCTTACACGGAAATGGTCTATCAGCCCATGCTGGAGCTGCTCACCTATCTGCGAACCAACGGGTTCAAGACGTTCATTGTTTCCGGTGGCGGCATCGAGTTCATGCGTCCCTGGACGGAAAAGGCTTACGGCATCCCCCCCGAGCAGGTGGTCGGCAGCAGCGGCAAGCTCAAATACGAGGTGCGGGATGGCACTCCGGTGCTTGTGAAGCTCCCGGAGATTGAGCTCATCGACGACCACGCTGGCAAGCCCGTCGGCATCCAGAGGCACATCGGCCGTCGCCCCTTGATGGCATTTGGCAATTCGGACGGCGACCAGGAGATGTTGCGATGGACTGCGGCCGGCAGCGGCGCACGGTTTGCGCTCCTCCTTCACCACACCGATGCGGAACGCGAGTGGGCCTATGACCGCAACACTCATATCGGCAAGCTCGACAAGGCCTTGGATGAGGCGGTGGCAAAGGGCTGGACTATTGTCAGCATGAAGGATGACTGGGAGGTTATCTACCCACCGGAGAGCAAATAG
- a CDS encoding DUF1254 domain-containing protein, protein MNLYLRFLTFTTSAFLVAATPGAEPTPVTVDNFVRAESDMYFSGVIKDSGGVLGKFNHRREPASIDHQTVIRLNRDTLYSSAVFDLDAGPVTITLPDAGKRFRSLQVINEDHYVPEVIYASGSHTLEKAKVGTRYVAVALRTLVNPADPADIKAVHALQDGVKVEQPGGPGKFEVPEWNQADQKKVREALLVLASAIPDFKKAFGTKEEVNPIRHLIGSAAGWGGNPDKDAVYLNVTPALNDGTTIYKLVVKDVPVEAFWSVSVYNADGYYEKNPHDAYTINSITGQKAGDGTVTIQFGGYDGKTPNCIPISKGWNYTVRLYRPRTEILDGSWQFPEPQPAK, encoded by the coding sequence ATGAATCTCTATCTGCGTTTCTTGACTTTCACCACATCAGCCTTTCTTGTCGCAGCAACTCCCGGGGCCGAGCCCACACCAGTCACCGTGGACAACTTCGTCCGCGCGGAGTCGGACATGTATTTCAGCGGCGTTATCAAGGACAGCGGTGGTGTTCTCGGCAAATTCAACCACCGACGCGAGCCAGCCTCCATCGATCATCAAACCGTGATCCGGCTCAATCGTGACACCCTTTACTCCTCAGCCGTATTCGATCTCGACGCAGGTCCCGTCACCATCACATTGCCCGATGCGGGAAAGCGGTTCCGCTCTCTCCAGGTGATCAATGAAGACCACTATGTACCCGAGGTCATCTACGCTTCCGGTTCCCACACGCTGGAGAAAGCAAAGGTCGGCACCCGCTACGTGGCAGTGGCGCTCCGCACCCTGGTGAATCCCGCCGACCCGGCCGATATCAAGGCCGTCCACGCCCTGCAAGATGGCGTCAAAGTAGAACAACCAGGGGGACCTGGAAAATTCGAGGTGCCGGAGTGGAACCAGGCGGACCAGAAGAAGGTACGCGAGGCCCTGCTGGTGCTCGCCTCCGCGATTCCAGACTTTAAAAAAGCCTTTGGCACCAAGGAAGAGGTGAACCCGATCCGCCACCTCATTGGCAGTGCGGCCGGCTGGGGAGGAAATCCTGACAAGGACGCCGTCTATCTCAATGTCACCCCTGCCCTGAACGACGGCACAACCATCTACAAGCTGGTGGTGAAGGACGTGCCCGTGGAAGCCTTCTGGTCTGTGAGCGTGTACAATGCCGATGGCTACTACGAAAAGAACCCACACGATGCCTACACCATTAACAGCATCACCGGCCAGAAGGCTGGGGATGGCACGGTGACCATCCAGTTCGGCGGGTACGATGGCAAGACGCCCAACTGCATACCCATCAGCAAGGGCTGGAACTATACCGTGCGCCTTTACCGCCCCCGTACGGAGATCCTCGACGGCTCCTGGCAGTTTCCTGAACCCCAGCCAGCAAAGTAG
- a CDS encoding HdeD family acid-resistance protein, with amino-acid sequence MNTSLLHLLSRNWGWLFLRGILSLIFGVLAFTWPLLTLNVLVLLYGAYALVDGVFALVGAITGGSTQPRWWLALIGMVSLAAGVAVLLWPGLTALALLVFIGATAVVRGLFEITGALALRKEITNEWLLILSGLASIAFGILVILFPGGGAIAMVWMIAAYSVVLGIIFSVFALRLRKHGHSHPLPA; translated from the coding sequence ATGAATACCTCTCTGTTGCATCTCCTCTCGCGAAACTGGGGCTGGCTGTTCCTGCGCGGCATCCTCTCGTTGATCTTCGGCGTGCTGGCCTTTACCTGGCCGCTGCTCACCTTGAACGTCCTTGTCCTCCTCTACGGTGCCTATGCGCTGGTGGATGGGGTGTTTGCCCTCGTTGGCGCAATCACCGGCGGCTCCACCCAACCTAGATGGTGGCTCGCCCTCATTGGAATGGTGAGCCTTGCGGCAGGGGTTGCTGTGCTGCTTTGGCCGGGACTTACCGCCCTTGCGCTCCTCGTCTTCATAGGGGCCACCGCAGTGGTGCGAGGCCTCTTTGAGATCACGGGCGCGCTCGCTCTGCGCAAGGAAATAACGAACGAATGGCTTCTCATCCTTTCGGGACTGGCTTCGATCGCATTCGGCATTCTGGTCATTCTCTTCCCCGGTGGTGGAGCCATCGCCATGGTTTGGATGATTGCCGCCTACTCGGTCGTCCTGGGGATCATCTTCTCTGTGTTCGCACTTAGACTGCGGAAGCATGGCCACAGCCACCCGCTTCCCGCGTGA
- a CDS encoding phosphoketolase family protein → MSKNSRKSSSAKTGSPTAAKKNTNAKDPTSGAIKGPLSEDQLARMDAWWRAANYLSVGQIYLQDNPLLTKRLKREHIKPRLLGHWGTTPGLNFIYVHLNRIIKEHDLNMLLITGPGHGGPGIVANTYLEGTYSEVYPEISEDEVGLQRLFKQFSFPGGIPSHVAPETPGSIHEGGELGYSLSHAYGAAFDNPDLIIPTIVGDGEAETGPLATGWHGNKFINPVRDGAVLPILHLNGYKIANPCFLARIPHEELQKFFEGMGYRPWFVEGDDPAILHQQMASTLDKVTQEIRSIWKNARTHGFQGRPAWPMIVLRTPKGWTCPKEIDGLKCEGYWRAHQVPMGDMDKPEHVKVLEAWMKSYRPEELFDATGHLHENIASLAPGGTRRMSANPHTNGGLLLRDLRLPDFRDYATKCPAPGENFAEATREMGRFLRDVMKLNLERQNFRLFSPDENNSNRWQDVLQVTSRAYAAEILPEDDHLSPDGRIMEVLSEHQCQGWLEGYLLTGRHGFFSCYEAFIHIIDSMFNQHAKWLKVCRHIPWRRPIASLNYLLSSHVWRQDHNGFSHQDPGFLDHVINKKSEVIRVYLPPDANTLLSVTDHCLRSRNYVNVVVAGKQPAPVWLSMQDAAQHCAAGVGIWDWASNDQGGEPDVVMACCGDVPTLETLAAVELIRQHAPDVKVRVVNVVDLMKLQPVEEHPHGLHDREFDAIFTRDKPVIFAFHGYPWLIHRLTYRRTNHCNLHVRGYKEEGTTTTPFDMCVLNQLDRFTLMGDALSRVTRLGSRLGYILQFVHEQLHHHRAYICEHGDDVPEIRDWKWNAKLNGATRRGVRQADTSADNT, encoded by the coding sequence ATGAGCAAAAATTCCCGCAAATCCTCATCCGCCAAAACAGGTTCCCCCACGGCTGCCAAGAAAAACACCAACGCGAAGGATCCTACCTCTGGTGCCATTAAAGGACCACTGTCTGAAGACCAACTCGCCAGGATGGATGCATGGTGGCGTGCGGCCAACTACCTCTCCGTGGGGCAGATCTATCTGCAGGACAATCCCCTGCTGACGAAGCGGCTCAAGCGTGAGCACATTAAACCTCGCCTTCTGGGCCATTGGGGCACCACGCCCGGCTTGAACTTCATTTACGTTCACCTCAACCGGATCATCAAGGAGCACGACCTGAACATGCTCCTCATCACTGGCCCGGGTCACGGAGGCCCCGGCATTGTGGCCAACACGTACCTCGAAGGAACGTACAGCGAGGTGTATCCAGAGATCAGCGAGGATGAGGTGGGGCTGCAACGCCTCTTCAAGCAGTTTTCCTTTCCCGGTGGCATTCCCAGCCATGTCGCCCCGGAAACGCCCGGGTCCATTCATGAGGGGGGCGAGCTCGGTTACTCCCTTTCTCACGCCTATGGGGCAGCATTTGACAATCCCGACCTCATCATCCCTACCATCGTGGGTGATGGCGAAGCTGAGACCGGTCCTCTTGCCACCGGATGGCATGGCAACAAGTTCATCAACCCTGTGCGCGACGGTGCCGTCTTGCCCATCCTTCACCTCAATGGCTACAAGATCGCCAACCCTTGTTTCCTCGCCCGCATTCCACACGAAGAGCTTCAGAAGTTCTTCGAAGGGATGGGCTATCGCCCATGGTTCGTTGAAGGTGACGACCCCGCCATCCTTCACCAGCAAATGGCGTCCACCTTGGACAAGGTGACGCAGGAGATCCGCTCCATCTGGAAGAACGCACGGACACACGGTTTCCAAGGCCGCCCTGCCTGGCCCATGATCGTGCTCCGCACGCCCAAAGGATGGACCTGCCCCAAAGAAATCGATGGGCTCAAGTGCGAAGGCTATTGGCGCGCTCACCAAGTGCCCATGGGAGACATGGACAAGCCTGAACACGTAAAAGTGCTGGAGGCCTGGATGAAGAGCTACCGCCCTGAGGAGCTCTTTGATGCCACCGGTCATCTCCATGAAAATATCGCCAGCCTCGCTCCGGGCGGCACACGTCGCATGAGTGCCAATCCGCACACCAATGGCGGTCTCCTGTTGCGCGATCTCCGCCTCCCTGACTTCCGCGACTACGCCACCAAGTGCCCGGCCCCGGGAGAGAACTTCGCCGAGGCCACCCGGGAAATGGGACGGTTTCTGCGTGACGTGATGAAGCTCAACCTGGAGAGGCAAAACTTTCGCCTTTTCAGCCCGGATGAAAACAACTCGAACCGCTGGCAGGATGTCCTGCAGGTGACCAGCCGCGCCTACGCCGCGGAGATCCTCCCGGAGGACGATCATTTGTCCCCGGACGGACGGATCATGGAGGTCCTCTCCGAGCACCAGTGTCAGGGGTGGCTGGAGGGTTATCTCCTGACGGGACGCCACGGCTTCTTCAGTTGCTACGAGGCTTTCATCCACATCATTGACTCCATGTTCAACCAGCATGCAAAGTGGTTGAAAGTCTGCCGGCACATCCCATGGCGACGCCCCATTGCTTCATTGAACTATCTGCTTAGCTCCCACGTCTGGCGACAGGATCACAATGGCTTCAGCCACCAGGACCCCGGCTTCCTGGATCACGTCATCAACAAGAAGTCGGAGGTCATACGCGTGTATCTGCCCCCAGATGCCAACACCCTGTTAAGCGTGACCGACCACTGCCTCCGCAGCCGCAACTACGTGAACGTCGTGGTCGCAGGTAAACAGCCCGCTCCAGTCTGGCTCTCCATGCAGGACGCCGCCCAACATTGCGCTGCCGGTGTCGGCATCTGGGACTGGGCCAGCAATGACCAGGGTGGCGAACCCGATGTCGTTATGGCCTGCTGCGGAGACGTCCCCACCCTGGAGACCCTGGCCGCCGTCGAGCTCATCCGTCAGCATGCGCCGGACGTGAAAGTCCGCGTGGTGAATGTCGTGGATCTCATGAAACTACAGCCTGTCGAAGAGCATCCTCACGGTCTGCACGACCGTGAGTTCGACGCCATCTTCACCAGGGACAAGCCGGTTATCTTCGCCTTCCACGGCTACCCCTGGCTCATACACCGCCTCACGTATCGACGCACCAACCACTGCAACCTGCATGTCCGGGGCTACAAGGAGGAAGGCACGACCACCACGCCTTTTGACATGTGTGTGCTCAATCAGCTGGACCGTTTCACCCTCATGGGAGACGCACTGAGCCGCGTCACAAGACTAGGCAGCCGTTTGGGTTACATTCTCCAGTTCGTCCATGAGCAACTTCACCACCACCGCGCGTACATCTGCGAGCACGGCGATGATGTACCCGAGATTCGTGACTGGAAGTGGAACGCAAAACTAAACGGTGCAACCCGCCGTGGAGTCCGCCAGGCGGATACTTCCGCCGACAACACTTGA
- a CDS encoding outer membrane protein, whose translation MKIVRNSLLAWASLTLAASSFAGTPVSPPPAPPEPAPAGGLYFSLNGGALWLQDSGASGVNLDFDTGFSVLGAVGYSFGNGLAVELESGYLGVDGGEGSFRGRSFDVDGEFRQVPIFANAVYTVDLTDRLGVYIGGGIGIVWSEAEIDSVAGYNLDFTSSDEWNFAAQAKAGLTFKVTDAASLNVGYRYYYGQDAVGCLDDAQGSVLEGGITIRF comes from the coding sequence ATGAAAATCGTTCGCAATAGCCTCCTTGCCTGGGCCAGCCTGACCCTCGCGGCATCCAGCTTCGCTGGTACGCCCGTCTCCCCGCCCCCCGCACCACCCGAGCCCGCCCCCGCTGGTGGCCTTTACTTCTCTCTGAATGGCGGTGCCCTCTGGCTCCAGGATTCTGGCGCTTCTGGCGTGAATCTCGACTTCGACACCGGATTTTCTGTCCTGGGAGCGGTCGGCTACTCCTTCGGCAACGGTCTGGCCGTTGAACTGGAGTCTGGCTACCTCGGCGTGGACGGTGGTGAAGGCTCATTCCGTGGTCGCAGCTTCGACGTGGACGGTGAATTCCGTCAGGTGCCGATCTTCGCAAACGCCGTTTACACCGTGGACCTTACCGACCGCCTTGGCGTTTACATCGGCGGTGGTATCGGCATCGTGTGGAGCGAGGCTGAAATCGACTCCGTCGCTGGCTACAACCTCGACTTCACTTCCAGCGACGAGTGGAACTTCGCCGCCCAGGCCAAGGCCGGTCTGACCTTCAAGGTCACCGATGCCGCCAGCCTGAACGTCGGCTACCGCTACTACTACGGCCAGGACGCCGTAGGCTGCCTTGACGACGCCCAGGGCTCCGTCCTGGAAGGCGGCATCACCATCCGCTTCTAA
- a CDS encoding Rne/Rng family ribonuclease — MALGFVQRIKEFFTGHKDVNSGTRIVINCEKLENRVALLENGVLEEYSVERVGTTHLVGSIYKGRIKNIEQGLKAMFIDIGLEKNAFLHFWDAIPAALDAGMEEINRGGSGKKKKAITAKDIPDLYPVGSEILVQVTKGPVGNKGPRVTTNISLAGRLLVLMPLNDSCGISRKIDDPKERLRLRRIIEKLSLPEGMGVILRTEASGKRARHIIRDLSILVEQWKDIAERRDTQKAPVCCFEEPDVFERTVRDFLTEDLDEIVCDDQAVVQRMKELVAPISRRAQRRINYFPGPGSLFEKYHIQRQIDSAFYRQVWLRCGGYIVIDQTEALISIDVNTGRNKGAGNNVDKVILDTNMEAAAEVARQLRLRNMGGLVVVDFIDMKGRKDQQAVYKAMIDHTQRDKAKTQILPISQFGLMEMTRQRLHESLSDAMYEECPHCKGHGQIKTPLTMSVELQRRLSSIMSRLPEHDRDVLVVIHPDVMQRLRTSDDQILVELERKYQARMTFRTDPNYTREQFLIANAKTGDEIK; from the coding sequence ATGGCTTTGGGATTTGTGCAAAGAATTAAGGAGTTTTTCACCGGACACAAAGATGTGAACAGCGGAACGCGAATTGTCATCAACTGTGAAAAACTCGAGAACCGGGTAGCCCTGCTTGAAAACGGAGTGCTCGAGGAGTACTCCGTCGAACGAGTGGGCACGACCCATCTGGTGGGCAGCATCTACAAGGGACGCATCAAGAACATTGAGCAGGGCTTGAAGGCCATGTTCATTGACATTGGGTTGGAGAAAAATGCGTTCCTCCATTTTTGGGACGCCATTCCAGCAGCGCTTGATGCCGGCATGGAGGAGATCAACCGCGGCGGCAGCGGCAAGAAGAAGAAGGCCATCACGGCCAAGGACATTCCTGACCTCTACCCTGTGGGTTCTGAAATCCTGGTGCAGGTGACCAAGGGACCAGTCGGTAACAAAGGGCCGCGTGTGACCACGAACATCTCCCTGGCGGGACGTCTGCTGGTGCTCATGCCCTTGAATGATTCCTGCGGTATTTCCCGCAAGATTGACGATCCCAAGGAGCGCCTCCGTCTGCGCCGGATTATTGAAAAGCTGAGCCTTCCAGAAGGCATGGGCGTGATCCTGCGCACGGAAGCATCCGGCAAGCGGGCCCGCCATATCATCCGGGACCTGAGCATCCTCGTGGAGCAGTGGAAGGACATCGCCGAGCGTCGTGATACCCAAAAGGCTCCCGTGTGCTGCTTTGAGGAGCCGGATGTGTTTGAGCGCACCGTGCGTGACTTCCTCACGGAGGATCTGGACGAGATTGTCTGCGATGACCAGGCTGTGGTGCAGCGGATGAAGGAGCTGGTCGCTCCTATCTCACGCCGTGCCCAACGCCGGATCAATTATTTCCCGGGACCCGGCTCCCTGTTCGAAAAGTACCACATTCAAAGACAGATCGATTCCGCGTTCTACCGCCAGGTGTGGCTGAGGTGTGGTGGTTACATTGTGATCGACCAGACGGAGGCTCTCATCTCGATCGATGTGAACACGGGCCGCAACAAGGGTGCTGGAAACAACGTGGACAAGGTGATCCTTGATACCAACATGGAGGCTGCCGCAGAGGTGGCCCGCCAGCTGCGGCTGCGCAACATGGGTGGTCTGGTCGTTGTGGACTTCATCGACATGAAGGGCCGCAAGGACCAGCAGGCGGTGTACAAGGCGATGATCGACCACACCCAACGGGACAAGGCAAAGACGCAGATCCTGCCAATCTCCCAATTCGGTCTGATGGAGATGACCCGCCAGCGCCTCCACGAGAGCCTGAGCGACGCCATGTATGAAGAGTGCCCGCACTGCAAGGGGCATGGGCAGATCAAGACGCCGCTCACCATGAGCGTTGAACTGCAACGCAGGTTGTCCTCCATCATGTCCCGCCTGCCTGAACACGACCGCGACGTGCTGGTGGTCATTCACCCCGATGTGATGCAGCGCCTGCGCACTTCTGATGACCAGATCCTGGTCGAACTGGAGCGCAAATACCAGGCCCGCATGACCTTCCGCACCGATCCGAACTACACGCGCGAGCAGTTCCTGATCGCCAACGCCAAGACTGGCGACGAGATCAAGTAG
- a CDS encoding penicillin-binding transpeptidase domain-containing protein, producing MVVKYRFRLYLFTLVILIGFGALAQRLWNLSIDHHEELKNKVPGTKNLRARIPGSRGEIRDRNGVVLVSNKPSFEVRVNLKTLVEEYTKQAKAEKQPIPQFNYKYTEGGIPRSKDETDIVAIVREGIIEPLDKLGLAADFNANKLRIHFRTNRGVVPWVYRSDLTFEEFSRFAEHRLGLPGISVEVRPVRQYIFDSFACHVVGYVNQPDVQRATKEEINEWDFFVPDDYGVYGVEKTFDQDLRGKAGMRIWLQNEKGRLVKEVDYQEPRKGHDVYLSIDARIQMIAEKALREGTPAIGRGAVVVLDPSTGQVLAMASVPSYNPNKFIPSISKEDFAGYLENPCVPLLNRSVRGFVPGSTYKIMTSFAGILAGVEGDMVNCPGGIQFGGKFMKCWIGQKGGAHGTLGLSEAIMRSCNCYFYRYANHAGNAAMTKAGDMFGLGQRTGIELEEEAPGILPVERWWRVNKTASERFSEASIANMAIGQGAVEASPLQMAGVAAAVGNGGVAYRPHLLNKVMDGTELIREQLPDVRANFKDFGLTPQKLELVRRGMWRVVNDQGGTAKAAKINGVDVAGKTGTAQNWRKNGKEFVKDNHTLFITFAPYENPKFAACILVQGGKGGGVTAAPVAKRILEQALALDNGYSVELTKVNEVQGNFNPVDIVSYDGLATAFQPGTEEEEPAVDNDDEPRRSAKREEAPKARPTIRDEADAEGTKQNKNQAPPPRRANFLKRLFGRDG from the coding sequence ATGGTGGTTAAGTATCGCTTCCGTCTGTACCTCTTTACCCTGGTGATCCTGATTGGATTCGGTGCGCTGGCGCAGCGCCTGTGGAATCTCAGCATCGACCACCACGAAGAACTCAAGAACAAGGTTCCGGGAACCAAAAACCTGCGGGCGCGCATTCCGGGCTCGCGCGGGGAGATCCGTGACCGCAACGGCGTAGTGCTGGTTTCCAACAAGCCCTCGTTCGAGGTGCGTGTGAACCTGAAGACACTGGTCGAGGAGTACACCAAGCAGGCAAAGGCTGAGAAACAGCCCATTCCTCAATTCAATTACAAATATACGGAAGGTGGCATTCCACGGAGCAAAGACGAGACGGACATCGTCGCGATAGTTCGGGAGGGCATTATCGAGCCGCTGGATAAGCTCGGCTTGGCTGCGGACTTCAACGCGAACAAGCTTCGCATTCATTTTCGCACGAATCGTGGGGTAGTGCCATGGGTATATCGCAGCGATCTGACGTTTGAGGAATTCAGCCGGTTTGCCGAGCACCGGCTGGGGCTGCCCGGTATCTCAGTGGAAGTGCGGCCAGTGCGGCAATACATCTTTGACTCCTTCGCCTGTCACGTGGTGGGCTACGTGAATCAACCTGATGTGCAGCGTGCCACAAAAGAGGAGATCAACGAGTGGGATTTCTTCGTGCCGGACGACTACGGTGTGTATGGCGTAGAGAAGACCTTTGACCAGGATCTGAGGGGCAAGGCTGGGATGCGCATCTGGTTGCAGAATGAAAAAGGCCGCCTCGTCAAGGAGGTGGACTATCAGGAGCCGCGCAAGGGCCATGACGTTTATCTCTCGATTGATGCACGAATTCAAATGATCGCGGAGAAGGCCCTCCGCGAGGGGACTCCCGCGATCGGCCGAGGTGCGGTGGTGGTGCTGGATCCTTCCACCGGCCAGGTACTGGCCATGGCGTCAGTTCCTTCCTATAACCCGAACAAGTTCATCCCCTCAATCAGCAAGGAGGACTTCGCCGGTTATCTGGAGAATCCCTGTGTGCCGTTGCTGAACCGCTCCGTGCGCGGTTTCGTGCCTGGTTCCACTTACAAGATCATGACCTCGTTCGCCGGCATTCTTGCAGGTGTGGAAGGAGACATGGTCAACTGCCCGGGCGGGATTCAGTTTGGTGGCAAGTTCATGAAGTGCTGGATCGGCCAGAAGGGCGGTGCCCATGGCACGCTTGGGCTGAGCGAGGCCATCATGCGCTCGTGCAACTGTTACTTCTACCGCTACGCGAATCACGCTGGCAACGCAGCCATGACCAAGGCTGGCGACATGTTCGGCCTGGGACAGCGCACTGGCATTGAACTGGAAGAAGAGGCTCCTGGCATCCTGCCTGTGGAGCGCTGGTGGCGCGTGAACAAGACGGCGTCAGAGCGTTTCTCTGAGGCCAGCATTGCGAACATGGCGATCGGTCAGGGTGCAGTGGAGGCCAGTCCGCTGCAGATGGCAGGCGTGGCCGCAGCTGTGGGCAACGGCGGTGTCGCCTACCGTCCGCACCTCCTGAACAAGGTGATGGATGGCACGGAGCTTATCCGCGAGCAGTTGCCGGACGTGCGTGCGAATTTCAAGGACTTCGGTCTCACCCCGCAGAAGCTGGAACTGGTGCGGCGGGGCATGTGGCGTGTGGTCAATGACCAGGGGGGCACCGCCAAGGCTGCCAAGATCAACGGTGTGGATGTGGCCGGGAAGACGGGTACCGCTCAGAACTGGCGCAAGAATGGCAAGGAGTTCGTGAAGGACAACCACACCCTCTTCATTACCTTCGCACCTTATGAGAATCCCAAGTTTGCCGCCTGCATTCTCGTGCAGGGGGGCAAAGGGGGTGGGGTGACGGCGGCCCCCGTGGCCAAACGGATTTTAGAACAGGCTCTGGCGCTCGACAATGGGTATTCCGTCGAGCTCACCAAGGTGAATGAAGTGCAAGGCAACTTCAACCCTGTGGACATTGTCTCGTACGACGGACTCGCGACCGCGTTCCAGCCAGGAACGGAGGAAGAGGAGCCTGCCGTGGACAACGATGATGAACCACGTCGCAGTGCGAAGCGTGAGGAGGCCCCGAAGGCGCGTCCCACCATTCGCGATGAAGCTGACGCGGAAGGAACGAAACAGAACAAAAATCAAGCACCCCCACCTCGCCGGGCCAACTTCCTGAAGAGATTGTTTGGGAGGGATGGTTAG
- the mreC gene encoding rod shape-determining protein MreC, translating into MKKINVIALLLFFVALVAVFTLKTPQTRAIQTSVMNVLSPFIRMGAHAQNQVHEVVSNPVDAERLQQENESLRREMNRLMIFEQKYHMTLEENNKFRSMLGYRQQSAFKLTAAHVLRRSASNWWTTVIIDKGSLDGIGTDSPVITESGLVGKTGKVAAHTSEVILLTDEECRVAARIEGTQAKGILSGERGGFETRPDLRLRFLDRTLKLEPGANIYSSGDGGVFPAGLALGKVKAFEFKDISGEAVVDPAVNFGLIEDVFVVHMDSLVQP; encoded by the coding sequence ATGAAGAAGATCAACGTCATCGCCCTGCTGCTCTTTTTCGTGGCGCTGGTGGCAGTGTTCACGCTCAAGACCCCGCAGACGCGGGCGATCCAAACCTCCGTGATGAATGTGCTCTCGCCGTTCATCCGGATGGGCGCACATGCCCAGAACCAGGTGCATGAGGTGGTGAGCAATCCCGTGGACGCCGAGCGGCTCCAGCAGGAGAATGAGAGCCTGCGCCGGGAAATGAACCGGCTGATGATCTTTGAGCAGAAGTACCACATGACACTTGAGGAGAACAACAAGTTCCGCTCGATGCTCGGGTACCGGCAGCAGTCCGCCTTTAAACTGACTGCCGCCCATGTGCTCCGCCGCTCTGCCTCCAACTGGTGGACGACGGTCATCATCGACAAGGGCTCTCTGGATGGCATCGGCACGGACAGCCCTGTCATCACCGAGTCAGGTTTGGTGGGCAAGACTGGCAAAGTGGCGGCTCACACCTCTGAGGTGATCCTTCTCACTGACGAGGAATGCCGCGTCGCGGCTCGCATCGAGGGGACACAGGCCAAGGGCATTCTCAGCGGTGAGCGTGGCGGATTCGAGACGCGTCCGGATCTTCGTCTGAGGTTTCTGGACCGTACCCTCAAGCTTGAGCCGGGGGCCAATATTTATTCTTCCGGCGACGGTGGCGTGTTTCCCGCTGGTCTGGCGCTGGGAAAGGTCAAGGCGTTTGAATTCAAGGACATTTCTGGTGAGGCTGTCGTTGATCCTGCAGTGAACTTCGGCCTCATCGAAGATGTCTTTGTTGTCCACATGGATTCGCTCGTGCAACCATGA